A DNA window from Laribacter hongkongensis DSM 14985 contains the following coding sequences:
- a CDS encoding Gx transporter family protein, with protein sequence MATSTSLTLTATPADRQTARLAAIAIVLALIDAGIPSPLPGLKPGFANIVTLVALERLGLRAAVAVSLIRVFAAALLLGSLMTPGFFFSLAGGIASLATLALAHCLPRRWFGMVSLSLLAAFAHIGGQLLLARLWLIPSDGLGYFVPLFLAAAFVSGTVNGIICARLLTETRPDDAPA encoded by the coding sequence TTGGCTACTAGCACCTCACTGACCCTCACCGCCACACCCGCCGACCGGCAAACAGCCCGGCTGGCGGCCATTGCCATCGTGCTGGCCCTGATCGACGCCGGCATTCCCTCGCCCCTGCCCGGCCTCAAGCCCGGATTTGCCAACATCGTCACCCTTGTTGCACTGGAACGGCTGGGGCTGCGGGCCGCGGTTGCCGTCAGCCTGATCCGGGTATTTGCCGCTGCCCTGCTCCTCGGCAGCCTGATGACCCCCGGCTTTTTCTTCAGCCTTGCCGGCGGCATTGCCAGCCTGGCCACACTGGCACTGGCGCACTGTCTGCCACGCCGCTGGTTCGGCATGGTCAGCCTGTCGCTGCTGGCCGCCTTTGCCCATATCGGCGGGCAGCTGCTGCTGGCCCGCCTGTGGCTGATCCCCAGCGACGGACTGGGCTATTTTGTCCCGCTGTTTCTGGCCGCCGCCTTCGTCAGCGGCACGGTCAACGGTATCATCTGTGCCCGACTGCTGACAGAAACCCGTCCCGATGATGCCCCCGCGTAG